The proteins below come from a single Pandoraea apista genomic window:
- the rimI gene encoding ribosomal protein S18-alanine N-acetyltransferase yields MRQTGPNHFSPMTLADLDEVVAVEVRAYPFPWTRQNFADSLDAGHHGVCLRAVDGSLLGYFLLMPVVDEAHLLNVCVVPEMQGNGLGVQLLDEVVRVSRAQGMGGVLLEVRPSNMRALRIYERFGFEQIGRRKGYYPASGRREDAIVMRLSWETDRAVA; encoded by the coding sequence ATGCGTCAGACCGGGCCGAACCATTTTTCGCCGATGACGCTGGCCGACCTTGATGAGGTCGTTGCCGTTGAGGTGCGCGCGTACCCATTTCCGTGGACGCGACAGAATTTCGCCGATTCGCTGGACGCCGGCCATCACGGTGTCTGCCTGCGTGCGGTCGATGGCTCGTTACTGGGCTATTTCCTGTTGATGCCGGTTGTCGACGAAGCCCATCTGCTCAACGTGTGCGTGGTACCGGAAATGCAGGGCAACGGCCTCGGTGTGCAGCTGCTCGACGAAGTGGTGCGCGTGTCGCGCGCGCAGGGCATGGGCGGCGTGTTGCTGGAAGTGCGTCCGTCGAATATGCGGGCGCTGCGCATTTACGAGCGTTTCGGTTTCGAGCAGATCGGCCGGCGCAAGGGATATTATCCGGCGAGCGGGCGTCGTGAAGACGCCATTGTGATGCGCCTGTCGTGGGAGACTGATCGTGCCGTGGCCTAA
- the tsaB gene encoding tRNA (adenosine(37)-N6)-threonylcarbamoyltransferase complex dimerization subunit type 1 TsaB, translated as MSSITLLALDTSTEFCSVALYRHDPASGAPALVFERHLDTGPVSSTHILPAARDVLREAGVALAECDAIAFGAGPGSFTGLRTACGVAQGLAFGAQLPVVPVGTLLACAEAARALRVDTQRVLVALDARMNEAYWADYAWDAAAGEWREVQPPSLNAAEQVQVPDAAFVVAGNAVLAFGDRLQGTAQAQAVLADAMPRARYVAALAARAFARGEAIPADQAMPVYIRNKVAQTTAEREAIKQAAVQPGGKEAP; from the coding sequence ATGTCTTCGATTACGCTTCTTGCCCTCGATACCTCGACCGAGTTCTGTTCGGTCGCCCTGTATCGTCATGATCCCGCCAGTGGGGCGCCGGCCCTCGTGTTCGAGCGCCATCTCGATACCGGCCCTGTTTCCAGCACCCATATTCTTCCGGCCGCGCGCGACGTGCTGCGCGAGGCCGGTGTGGCGCTCGCCGAATGCGACGCGATCGCGTTTGGCGCGGGGCCCGGCTCGTTTACCGGGCTGCGCACCGCATGTGGCGTGGCCCAGGGGCTGGCCTTCGGGGCCCAATTGCCCGTGGTGCCGGTGGGTACGTTGCTGGCCTGTGCCGAAGCGGCGCGCGCGCTGCGCGTCGATACGCAACGGGTACTTGTCGCGCTCGATGCGCGCATGAACGAGGCTTACTGGGCCGATTACGCCTGGGACGCCGCAGCGGGCGAATGGCGAGAAGTGCAACCACCGTCCCTCAACGCCGCGGAACAGGTGCAGGTCCCCGACGCCGCGTTTGTTGTCGCCGGCAATGCCGTACTCGCGTTTGGCGACCGGTTGCAGGGCACCGCGCAGGCGCAGGCCGTGCTGGCCGATGCCATGCCGCGTGCCCGTTACGTTGCCGCACTGGCGGCCCGCGCGTTCGCCCGGGGCGAGGCGATTCCTGCCGATCAGGCCATGCCGGTCTACATCCGCAACAAGGTAGCGCAGACGACCGCCGAGCGCGAGGCCATCAAACAGGCCGCTGTGCAGCCTGGCGGCAAGGAGGCGCCCTGA